The nucleotide sequence TGTGCGAGGCGCTGTTCTGCGGCTCTGCAAGCTCTATCAGGGCCGCCCCCGTGGACTTGCCCTTGGGAAATTCAAATTTGGCCGGGGTGCGCACCGCGCCGATGGCGGTAACCGTGGGCCCCTTGTCGCCGACCACAAGGGTGTCGCCCTCCTGCACGCGCACGGCGGGCAAAACGCCCTTGCGTGCAAAGGGGTACAAATCAAGGTTGGCTACAGCCTTGCCGTCGCGCATAAGGCGGATATCACGGTAGCTGCCGCGCACGGGATCAAGCCCGCCAGCCTTGTCCAAAAAGCTCAGCAAAGGATCACCAGGCGTGCCGGTGTAGCGCCCTGGCCTGGTCACGCCGCCGGTAACAAAGATGGCGATGGGCCGCGCATCCAGAGGGGCCGCGTATATCTGCACATCGGCGTGGCCGTTGGCGGACAGCTTGCTGCGCAGGGCTTCGGCCAGTTTGTCGTAGCCAAGACCGGCCACGGGGATGGCCCCCACTTCGGGCACGTCCAGGTGCCCGTCGGCCGCTACGGTCAGGGTGCTGTCAACCTTGAGGTCGCCACCCCAGAGGCGCAGCACCACGCGATCGCCTGGAGCGATGATGGAGGTGTCCTTGGCGTCCTTGGCCGCGTCCTTGCTCTGCGAAAAATTGCCCTGAAACAGGTTGGCTGCATAGGGTTGCGGAGCGTTTTCAGCTCTGGCCGCGCTGGACAAGACCAGAAAAACCAGCAGAAAAGCAAATAATGTTCTGTGCGACATGGCAGTGATGATGCAATGGATTCGGGCTTGCATGGCCCCCAGAGGTGGTTCCGCAAACAGGCCGTAGCCCTTGGGTTCCGTATTCAGCCTCGCAAGGCTTTCTGTCCGTAGGCAAAGGGCAGTATGTCTGTGCTGCTCCTTGCCGAAAGGGCGGGTGGGCGCGAGGCCTGCGACCGTAACAAGTAAAGCGCACGGGCAAGGTAACCGCCGTGCGCTTCAATAAATAATCATATTTTCCCGGTTTAGCCAGAGGCAATACAGGCCCGGGCCTTTTTTGTCCGATCAAAGCCCGTTCAACACCGCGCCGCAAACCGGTTTATTGCGAGATGCCCTGGCCCCACACCCTGGGCGCCATGTTCCAGTGCCCCTTGGAATCGCGGCAGATCACAATAACCTCTGCCTCCCGCTGGCCCGAGAGCACTGTTCCGCGTTTGCAGTCTTCGCCCTTGGCGGAGGTGAACAGCTCGTCAAGGCTCACGTGCACGCCCTTGCCAAAGTCCGGGTCGTCAACAGTCGCGGTTTCACCCACGTTGGAAACAATCATGAATCCCGTAACCGGGCCGGGGGGAGTGGCTGGCTGCTCTGGCGCCCCGCCAAAGCCGCACCCGCCGAGCAGCATGATAGCTGTAACCGCGAGGCCAGAAAGACCGAGTCGCCCCTGTCTGAACAGCCCCTGCGGCAGATGTGCAAAAAGCGTTTGCATGGCATTTCCTCATAATGACCGCCGTATTCTGCTGAACACTGCGGCGTTTTCTTTCATCTCGCAAAGAAAAGGGCGTCTGTCAATGCTGCCTGAAGCTCGCCCGCTGGCCGCTTACAATAATCACGGTTTTTGTAAAAAGGAGGAATTTATGTTGTGATACCAAAACAAGTCGGCTAGTTAGCAAAATCACAATTACTAAATAATGAATTTTATTTTGCATTTTATTGCGGGCATGGTATTTTGTAGACAATCGAGAAGTAAACTTCGGGAGATGTCATGTCCAAATTGGCGATGAAAACCATCCAGGTGCATGACGCCGTGGGCAGCGTGCTGTGCCACGACATCACTAGAATTGTGCCGGGTGAAAGCAAAGGGCCAGTTTTTCGCAAAGGCCATGTGGTAAGGCAAGAAGACGTTGAAGTGCTTTTGCAGGTTGGCAAAGAGCATCTCTACGTTTTTGAATCGCTGCCCGGCATGGTGCACGAAAATGACGCCGCCGCGCGGGTTATTGCTGCCGTTGCAGGCAGCAACCTCGTGCGCACCGACCCCAAGGAAGGGCGCATTGATCTGCTGGCCGCCTGTGACGGCCTTCTGCGTATTGATGTGCCTGTTCTCAACCGCATTAACAGTCTGGGCGAAATCTCCGTCGCAACAATCCACAGCATGCAGCACGTCACCAAGGGCCGTCCTGTTGCGGGCTCGCGCGTAGTGCCGTTGATGATTGAGGATGAAAAGCTGCGGCAGCTCGAATCACTTGTAACCGGCCCGGTCATAGAAGTGCTGCCCCTGCGCCGCGCCAAGGTAGGCGTGGTCACCACCGGCAGCGAGGTGTTTTACGGGCGGATTCAGGATGCCTTTGGCCCGGTGCTGCGCAAAAAGTTTGCGGCTCTGGGCAGCGCGGTTGTGGGGCAAACCCTCACCAGCGACGAGGTCTCCATGACTGCCGGGGCCATCAGGGATTTTTTGGAACAGGGCGCTGACCTTATTGTGGTAACAGGCGGCATGTCTGTTGACCCCGACGACCGCACGCCAACGGCCATCCGCGCTTCCGGGGCGGAGGTGGCCAGTTACGGCGCGCCGGTGTACCCCGGGGCCATGTTTCTTCTGGCTTATGCCCAGGGCGCTGCGGGGCGGGTTCCCGTGCTGGGTTTGCCGGGCTGCGTCATGTACCACAAGGCCAGCATTTTTGACCTCATAGTGCCGCGCCTCTTGGCAGGCATAGAAGTAACCTCGGCCGATGTCGCGGCATTGGGGCACGGGGGCTTTTGCGCCCAGTGCGAAGTGTGCCGTTACCCCGTCTGTCCCTTTGGCAAGTAGGCGGCGGGCAAACAATTGACCCCGGGCGCGGATTCTCCGCGCAGGCATATACCTTTGTTCATCATTTAAAGGAGTCGCGCATGGAAACAAAGACCCTTGTGATTAACGGCATACCCCGGCGGTTGCTGGTTAAACCCGAAGACATGCTGGTGGATGTGCTGCGTGATCAGCTGCAGATTACCAGCGTTAAGGTTGGTTGCGGTAAAGGACAGTGTGGCGCCTGCACGGTCATTCTTGACGGCAAAGTGGTACGCGCCTGCGTGGTAAAAATGAGCCGCGTGGCCGAAAACGCCGCCGTCACCACCCTTGAGGGCGTGGGTACCCCAAGCAACCTGCACCCCCTGCAGCACTCGTGGATTTACCACGGTGCGGCGCAGTGCGGTTTCTGCACCCCTGGTTTTATTGTTTCGGCCAAGGCCCTGCTTGATTCCAATCCCAACCCCAGCCGCGAAGACGTGCGCGACTGGTTCCAGAAAAATCACAACGTGTGCCGCTGCACGGGCTACAAGCCCCTGGTGGACGCGGTTATGGACGCAGCCGCCCTCATGCGCGGCGAAAAAACGCTGGACGACGTTACCTTCAAGATGCCTGCCGACGGCCGCATCTGGGGTTCCACCATGCCCCGCCCCTCGGCGGTAGCCAAGGTTACCGGCACTGCCGAGTTTGGCGCTGACGCCGCCCACCGCCTGCCCCAAAACACCCTGCACCTCGCCATTGCGCAGGCCAAAGTATCACACGCCAACATCAAGGGCATCGACACCTCCGAAGCCGAAAAAATGCCCGGCGTGTACAAGGTGCTGACCCACAAGGACGTGAAGGGCAAGAACCGCATTACCGGTCTCATCACCTTCCCCACCAACAAGGGCGACGGCTGGGAACGTCCCATCCTTAACGACAAAAAGATCTTCCAGTACGGCGACGCGCTGGCCATCGTCTGCGCCGATTCGGAATGCAACGCCCGCGCCGCGGCGGAAAAGGTCAAGTTTGACCTTGAGCTGCTGCCCGAATACATGAGCGCTCCCGAGGCCATGGCCCCGGACGCCATCGAGATTCACCCCGGCACCCCCAACATCTATTACGATCAGCTTGAAGAAAAAGGCGCGGATACCGCTCCCTTCTTCAAGGACCCCGCCAACGTGGTGGCCGAAGGCGATTATTACACCCAGCGCCAGCCCCACCTGCCCATCGAACCCGATGTGGGCTATGGCTACATCAACGACAAGGGCCAGGTGGTTCTCCACTCCAAGTCCGTAGCCATCCACCTGCACGCGATGATGATCGCCCCCGGCCTTGGTCTGGAATTTCCCAAAGATCTCGTGCTGGTGCAAAACACCACCGGCGGCACCTTTGGCTACAAGTTCAGCCCCACCATGGAAGCCCTGGTGGGCGTGGCCGTCATGGCCACCGGCCGTCCCTGCCACCTGCGTTACAACTACGAACAGCAGCAAAACTACACCGGCAAGCGCTCGCCCTTCTGGACCACCGTGCGTATGGCCGCCACCAAGCAGGGTAAAATCCTCGCCATGGAAACGGATTGGAGCGTCGACCACGGCCCCTATTCCGAATTCGGCGATCTGCTCACCCTGCGCGGCGCGCAGTACATCGGCGCTGGCTACGGCATAGCCAACATCCGCGGCAAGGGCCGCACTGTTGCCACCAACCACTGCTGGGGCGCGGCTTTCCGCGGCTATGGCGCGCCTGAAACCGAGTTCCCCTCTGAAGTGCTCATGGACGAACTGGCTGAAAAGCTGGGCATGGATCCCTTTGATCTGCGCGAAATGAACTGCTACCGCGAGGGCGACACCAACCCCTCCGGTCAGGTTCCCGAAGTCATGAGCCTGCCCGAAATGTTTGCAAAAATGCGCCCCTACTACGAGGAGGCCAAAAAGACCGTCAAGGCCAAGTCCACCGCTGAAGTAAAACGCGGCGTGGGCATCGCTTTGGGCATATACGGCGCCGGTCTTGACGGGCCTGACACCTCCGAGGCCTGGGCCGAACTGAACCCCGACGGCAGCGTAACCGTTGGCAACTCGTGGGAAGACCACGGCCAGGGCGCTGACTCCGGCACGCTGGGCACCGCCCACGAAGCCCTGCGTCCTTTGGGCGTCAAGGCCGAAAACATCCACCTGGTCATGAACGACACCAGCAAGACCCCCAATTCCGGTCCTGCCGGCGGTTCGCGTTCGCAGGTTGTTACCGGCAACGCCACCCGCGTGGCCTGCGAAATGCTTATTGAAGGCATGCGCAAGCCCAGCGGCGGCTTCTTTACCTATGACGAAATGAAGGCCGAGGGACGCCCCGTCCACTACGACGGCAAGTGGTCCGCTCCGGCCAAGGACTGCGACCTCAAGGGCCAGGGCGAACCCTTTGCCTGCTACATGTACGGCCTGTTCCTGGCCGAAGTGGCTGTGGAAGTGGCCACCGGCAAAACCACGGTTGAAAAGCTCGTGTGCGTGGCCGACATCGGCACGCTGTGCAACAAGCTTGTGGTCGACGGCCAGATCTACGGCGGCTTGGCGCAGGGCGTGGGCCTTGCCCTGACCGAAGACTACGAAGACCTCAAAAAGCACAGCACCCTTGCTGGCGCGGGCGTGCCCACCATCAAGATGATTCCTGACGACATGGAAATCGTCTATGTGCAGACCCCCCGCAAAGCCGGTCCCTTCGGCGCGTCCGGCGTGGGCGAAATGCCCCTCTCCGCGCCGCATCCGGCCATCATCAACGCCATCTACAACGCCTGCGGCGCGCGCGTGCGTCATCTGCCCGCGCGTCCCGAAAAGGTGTTGGCGGCCATGCCCAAGTAGGGTAGGGTTTAGCTAACCTTCTGGAGAAGCAGGGGAGATTCCTTTTGCAAAAAAGGTTTCTCCCCTGAATCCCAGCCCCAGGTTCATCTGTTATCCACACCGCGCGTCAGGTCGGTTGGGCCGTACGGCGCGCAATGTTTGCGGCGGGGCTTTCAGGGGGTTCTCTGAAAGCCCCGCTCAGCATTGGAGCAGCGGTTCGCGCCGACATGCCCTTTGCCAATCATACCCGTACCAAGCCAGCGAGAACGCCGCCATGATGGATCAACAACGTCTGCACGAAATAGAGTCGCACTGCACGCAGGAGAGCCCGCCACGCTGCCGGGTGGCCTGCCCCTTTGGTCTGGATGTGCGCGCCTTTATGGCCCGTCTGGCCGAGGGCAAACCGGGCGAGGCCCGCAAGGTGCTTGAGCGGCATCTGCCCCTGCCCGGCATTTTGGCCAGTATTTGCGACCACCCCTGCGAAAATGCCTGCCTGCGGCAGGATCTGGGTGGCAGCGTGGCCATGCACGGGCTTGAGCTGTCGTGCATGCTGGCCGTGGGCGCGCAAGGCCGTCCGCTGCCCCTGCCGCCCAAAAAATACCGCATGGCGATCATGGGCGCCGGTTTTGCCGGTCTGGTGGCCGCCTGGGATCTGTCGCGCAAGGCCTACCCTGTCACGGTTTTTCACACAGGTACTGCGGCGGAGTTTTTGCTGGCCCGCTATCCGGCGCTGGCCCGAGGTCCTGCGTCGGGCATAAGCAAGGATTTTGCGGCAGAGGACATGGAGCTGCTTGCCCGGCAAAAGGTCAGCTTTGTGCAGACGACGCTGGACGCTGCCTTGCTGGAAAAGCTGGCGGCGGAATACGACGCCGTGCTGGTGGATGCCGACGCCGTGCAGAAGGCTGCGAGCGGGCTTGTTCCTGAAGAATCGCAGGTTGATGCCGAAACCCTGCTCTGGCGCGACAATATCTGTTGCGCGGGTTGGCCCAGCAGCACGCCCACCGGGCATGCTTTTGCCTCGCCATCGCGGCAGGGCGGGCAGGGGCGGCACGCCGCCCAGACCATGGAGCGCGTGACCAGCGGCGTATCGCTGACGGCGGCGCGCGAAAAATCGCAGGGATCGCTGCACACCGATGTAACTGGTATAGCGCCCGTGCCGAGGATAGAACCGGCCCTGCGGACGGGCGACAGCCTGGCAGAACCGCTGTTTTCAGAGCAGGAATCAGTGCAGGAGGCGGAGCGCTGCCTGCAGTGCCAGTGCATGATCTGCGTGCGCGAATGCGTGTTTTTGCAAAAGTTCAAGGGCTACCCGCGCCTGTACGCCCGGCAGGTCAACAACAACGCCTCCATCGTCAAGGGCCTGCATACGGCCAACGCCATCATCAACGGCTGCGCCCTGTGCGGCCAGTGCGAAGAACTGTGCCCGGAGAATTTTTCCATGGCCGAGCTGTGCCTCTCCGCGCGGGAGGACATGGTCGAACGCGGCTTTATGCCGCCCACGGCGCACGAATTTGCCCTTGAAGACATGGAGAGCGCCTCCGGGCCGGAATGCGCGCTTACGCTGCCGGCCGTACCCCCAGCCGCTGCCGGAGCCCAAGGCAACGCCCCGGCTCAAAGTACGGACAGCCAGTGGCTGTTTTTCCCCGGCTGCCAGCTGGCCGCGTCGCGGGTGGAGCAGACCGCCGCGTTGTACGATCTGCTGCGCCGTCGTTTGGGGCCTGAGGCCGGGGCGGGCGCTGGGGCCGGCGTTGGCATCATGCTTTCCTGTTGCGGCATCCCCGCCCGCTGGGCAGGCAGAACAGCCCTGTTCAACGAGCACACGGCAAAATTGCGGCAGGCCTGGCAAGACATGGGCAAGCCGCGCATCATGGCGGCCTGCTCGTCGTGCCTTGCCGCCCTGCGCGAAGGCCTGCCGGAAGCGCAGTGCGTCTCCGTGTGGGAGGTGCTGGACGGTCTGTCTTTCAATTGGCCCGACAGCCAGTCCCGCCATCTGCCTTCATCCAGGGACAATGCCCCGGCTGGACCGCTGCCCCAGGTTTTTTCGGTGCAGGACCCCTGCACGGCTAGGCACGACAAGGCCTGGCTGGCCGCTGTGCGCAGCCTGGCTGGCAAATGCGGGGTTACGGTTGAGGAGCCGCGCCTCAGCGGCGCATCAACCGCCTGTTGCGGCTACGGCGGCCTTGTATGGTGCGCCCAGCCGCAAACCGCCAGGGCCATGAGCGACAACAGGGCCGCGCAGCTTGAGCACCCCGGCCTGGCCTCGTGCATCATGTGCCGCGACCGTCTGGCTGCCAGCGGCAAGGAATGCTGGCATCTGCTCGACCTGCTGTTCCCGGCGGCGGAGGTCGCGTCCGGCCTTGCCCCTGGCCCCGGCCTGTCGGCCCGCCGCGCCAACAGGGCAGCGCTGCGCAGCAGGCTGCTTGAAACATACGGCCCCAATGCCGGGCTGCCTGCCGCGTCTGTTGCCGCGCCTGTTGCCGCGCCCGTGCACGCGGGCAAGGGGCTTGCGCTGGTAGCGCCGGAGGCCTTGGCGCGGCTTGAGGAGCGGCACATCCTGCTGTCTGACGTGGAAGGGGCCGTTGTGGGGGCCGAAGCCAGCGGTCACTGGTTTGAAAATTTGGAGAACGGTCATCGCCTTGGCTCGTGGCGGCCCAGAAAGGTGACCTTTTGGGTGGAGTACGAAAAACAGGGCCAGGGTTTTGTGCTGCATGATGCGTGGTGCCACCGCATGGTGGTTCCGGGGTCTGGCGGTCAGGAAGCGGCGGACGTCATCAGCAGCCACCAGTGCTGCACCGACGGGCAGCGCGCGGCGCACGAGACCGGGCAACCTGGCTCGCAGGGAGGTGAGCGGTCATGAGTATGGGGCCAAACTACGGGCCTGACAGCGGCAAGTGGGTATGCGGTCGTTGTCATGTCGCCCTTGAGCAGGTGAAAGTTCCGGTTTTTTACCTCAACAGCGCCTTTGACGTGTTTTTACCGCGCTGCCCGCAGTGCGGGCTGACGCAGGTGCCCAAATCACTGGCCGAAGGCAAGATGCTTGAGGTGGAAGCTCTGCTGGAAGACAAGTGAACGCTCTTTGGGAACGGCCCGATTTCCGCCGTGCGGCGGGCGACGCCTGGCGGCCCGGCGGCGTGGAGCTGACAGGGCGGGCGCTTGATGCGTGCGCGTCTCTGGGCCTGCTGGCTCCAGGGGGCACGGTGCTTGATCTGGGCAGCGGGGCGGGGGCCACGTTGCGCCTGCTGGCTCAGCGGGGCTACCGGGCCGTGGGGCTGGACAAGCATGCGGAATGCGCATCGCCTGCAGGCGTTCCGCTGCCCTGTGACGCTTGCAGCCTTGTGCGGGCCGACCTTGCCCGCCCGCCGCTGGCTGCCGGTTGTTGCGACGGGGTACTGTGCGAATGCGTGCTCTCGCTGCTGGACAACCCCCAGGCGGTCCTAGGCGCGGTCTTTCGCGCTTTGCGCCCCGGCGGGGCGCTGGTGGTCAGCGACCTCATGCTGCGCCCCGGCCATGACCTTGCGTCAGCAGCCTGCAGCTATGGCCCAGACGGGGCGGAAGCCGTATGCGGCTCAGCACCCGCAGGTGCGCAAAGCAGGGTTGCAGTCGGGTCTGATGGCAGCGTTGAGGATGCTCTTAAAAATTCGTGTTTTGCTGGCGCTCGGCCAGAATCCGCATGGCGGGGGCTGATTACGTCGGCGGGGTTTGCGTTGCAGCGCTACGAGGACAACAGCCGGGCGCTGGTGGAGCTGGCGGCGCGTATGGTCTGGTATGGCGACGGCGATTCGCGGCCCTCTGGCTCCTGCGCCTGTCGCGGCGCGGGCGCGGGCCGCCCCTGGCGGGCTTATGGATACGGCCTGTGGATTGCCCGTAAGGAGGCTTTATGAATCCCATGATGATGGAATTGCTGCCCCTGGTGCATCAGGGCTACTGCTGCAGCCAGCTGCTGCTTTTGTTGATGCTGCAGGCCCAGGACAGGCAGAACCCCGGTGTGGTGCGGGCGGCGCAGGGGCTGTGCCACGGCATAGGGCAGTCTGACGGCCCGTGCGGCCTTTTGACCGGCGGGGCGTGCGCGCTGGCGCTGGTTGCTGGCAAGGGGGCGGATGACGAAACCGCCCACCATCTGCTGACGCCCTTGCTCAACGATTACGCCACATGGTTTTACGACCGCACCGCCGCTTACGGCGGGCAGCGCTGCGGGCAGATCGCGGCGGGGCTTGGCGCTGCTTCGGGGGTTGCGGGCGAGCAGCCCAACCCTGTGGCCTGCGGCGATCTGCTGGCCGAATGCTGGGGAAAAATTATGGAACTGGTTCAGAGCTACGAGCTGGATCTTACGGAAAAAGCATGACCCTGCGCCGTACCCAGAGTCTGTGCCCCGTATGCCTGCGGCGGATCGAGGCCACGTACGAGCAGTCGGGCACTGACCCACGGGCCGTGGTGCTGCGCAAAACCTGCCCCGATCACGGCACGTTCAGCGTGCCGGTATGGCGACAGTCCGATGCTGGCGCACTGGCCGCGCCGTCCTTTACCGCATGGTCGCGTCCCAAAAGTCCCTCCTATCCGGCCAACCCGCACACGCCTATCAGCGACGGCTGCCCCTTTGACTGCGGCCTGTGCCCGGCCCACGCCCAGCATACCTGTACGGGCCTGTTTGAAGTCACCAAACGCTGCGACATGGCTTGTCCCGTATGTTATGCGCAGGCTGGTTCGTCATCGAACCCTCGCGGTGAGGCCGACGACCTGCCGCTGAGCGTTGTGACCATGCAGATGGACACCCTCAAGGAGGCATCCGGCCCTTGCAACGTGCAGATATCGGGCGGCGAACCCACCGTGCGCGACGACTTGCCGCAAATTATCGGCATGGCCCGGCAGCGCGGGTTTGGCTTGGTGCAGATCAACACAAACGGACTCAGGCTGTCGCGTCAGCAGGGCTATGCCCGCATGTTGCGCGCTGCCGGGCTTGATTCCGTCTACCTGCAGTGGGACGGCGTGCGCGAAAGCACGTTTACCGTTCTGCGTGGTCGGCATTGTCTTGATTTCAAGCGCGCGGCGGTGCGCAACTGCGCCGACGCCGGGCTTGGGGTGGTGCTGGTGGCCACGGTTGTGCGCGGCGTCAACGACGGCGAGCTGGGCGACCTTTTGCGGCTGGCGCTGGAAATGGGCCCCGCGGTGCGCGGGCTGCACATCCAGCCAGCGGCGTTTTTTGGCCGTTACCCCTGGCGGCTCGAGGATGCCCCGCGCCTTACCCTGCCCGAGGTCATGACCGAGCTGTCCCGGCAGGCTCCGGAAATGGTCAGCCCGAGCCAGCTGCACCCGCCCGGCTGCGAAAACGAACTGTGCTCGTTCAGCGCAGTTTATCGCCGGGTGCAAAAAAACGGTCAGCCGGGGCTTGAGTGGTTGCCCGATGCCGGGCAGTCGTGCTGTTCGCCCACGCCGCAGCCCGGCGTTGCGGCTGCGCCGCCATCCGCCGGGGAGGGGGCGCGCAAGGCCAAGCAGTTTGTGGCTCTGCACTGGAAGCGCGACAGCGCGGCGGTGGGCGGCGATCATGTTGCAGACAGCTCTGGCGGCGGGCCTGACCATAATGTCGCTGCAGACGGCTTCAGCCGCTTTTTGGCGCAGGCCGGGGCGGAGCAGCGGTTTACCCTGTCGTCCATGGCGTTTCAGGATGCCCTGAGCCTGGACCTTGACCGTGTGCGCGGCTGCTGCATCCACGTGGTGCGGCCCGACGGGCGCATGATTCCGTTTTGCCTGCACAATCTGACCGCCAGTAACGGCGCGCGCCTGTATGGTGAATGAGCATGGATGCCGCCCAATCCGTCGGCCTTGCCCCTTGCCCGCTTGACGGCTGGCTTGCCGCGCAGTGCGGCGCAACCGGCAGTCACGACCTTCCCGGCTGTCTGGCGCAGGCCCGGCTTGCCCGTTTGCGCGAGACCTTGCAGCATGCAGCGCGCGGTTTTTTTTACGCCACGCGTTTGCAGTGCTGCAATCTTGACCTTGCGCGGGTGGAAGACCTGGAGAGCCTGCCCTTTACCACCGCTGAGGATCTGAGCAACTGGGGCGATTTTTTGTGCGTCTCGCAGGGGGATGTACAGCGCATGGTCACGTTGCACACGTCGGGAACCACAGGCCAGCCCAAGCGTCTTGCTTTTACGGATGCCGACCTTGCCCGTACGCGAGATTTTTTTGCCGTGGGCATGAGCCAGCTGGTGCGGGCCGGGCAGCGTCTGGCCGTGCTGCTGCCGGGCGCGGAGCGCCCGGACGGCGTGGCCGATCTGTTGCGTCAGGCTCTGGGGGGCGTCGGGGTGGATGTTGTGGCCCCGCCGTCAGACATACATAAGGCCAGTGAGGCAGGCAGCGCGGCAAACAGTCAGGTTGCCGGGCAAGCGCGCGGGCCGGAAGTTTTTTGCCAGAGCGGCGGGCAGCCGGGCGCGGCGCTGGCCTGCTGGCTCAGCGAGGTCGCGCCACATTGCCTTGTGGTGGCCCCGGCGCAGCTGGCCATGCTGCTGGCGCATTTTCCCCGTTGCGCGCCGCGGAACCTGGCGGGGGTGCTCTCCAGCGCCGAGCCGCTGGACGCGGAGCTTGGGCAAAACCTGAGGCGCGTGTGGCAGTGCGAGGTGCTGGATCACTACGGGCTTACAGAAACAGCCTACGGTTGCGCTGTTGAATGCCCGCGCCACGACGGTTTTCATATCCGTGAGCTGGACGTCCTTATAGAAATAGTAGATATTTCGGGGAGTAAAGTTTTGCCCGTCGGCCAGGCGGGCGAGGTTGTCATTACCACCCTGCAGCGCGAGGCCATGCCGCTGGTACGGTACCGCACCGGCGATGTCGCCCGTCTGCTGCCCGGCCCGTGCGCCTGCGGCAGCCCGTTGCGCAGGCTTGGCCCGGTACTTGGACGCATAGAGCGCCGGGCCGGATGCTGCCCCCGCATTGTCTGCCCTCCCAAGGGGGGAGGCAGGCAGGCTCCCTGCCTGTAACGGGCCGCAAAATTGCCATCCTGCATCTGCCGCAAATGTGGTGTCCGTATCGCGACGAAGGAAAGGAAGCTCATGAACCCAGCAGTTATCATTCTTGCCGCAGGCATGGCCTCGCGCATGGGCGAGGCCAAGGCTCTGCTTCCCTTGCCCTTGCTGCCCCGTGGCGGTCTCTGCTCGGCCCTGCGGGGTCTGGTCGCGCTGTACAGCGCGGCAGGGGTGGAGAACGTGGTCATCGTCAGCGGTTTTCATGCCGGGGTGGTGGAAGGCGAGGCTGAAACGCTCGGAATCACCG is from Desulfovibrio desulfuricans and encodes:
- the trsS gene encoding radical SAM (seleno)protein TrsS; translation: MTLRRTQSLCPVCLRRIEATYEQSGTDPRAVVLRKTCPDHGTFSVPVWRQSDAGALAAPSFTAWSRPKSPSYPANPHTPISDGCPFDCGLCPAHAQHTCTGLFEVTKRCDMACPVCYAQAGSSSNPRGEADDLPLSVVTMQMDTLKEASGPCNVQISGGEPTVRDDLPQIIGMARQRGFGLVQINTNGLRLSRQQGYARMLRAAGLDSVYLQWDGVRESTFTVLRGRHCLDFKRAAVRNCADAGLGVVLVATVVRGVNDGELGDLLRLALEMGPAVRGLHIQPAAFFGRYPWRLEDAPRLTLPEVMTELSRQAPEMVSPSQLHPPGCENELCSFSAVYRRVQKNGQPGLEWLPDAGQSCCSPTPQPGVAAAPPSAGEGARKAKQFVALHWKRDSAAVGGDHVADSSGGGPDHNVAADGFSRFLAQAGAEQRFTLSSMAFQDALSLDLDRVRGCCIHVVRPDGRMIPFCLHNLTASNGARLYGE
- a CDS encoding DVU_1553 family AMP-dependent CoA ligase, which encodes MDAAQSVGLAPCPLDGWLAAQCGATGSHDLPGCLAQARLARLRETLQHAARGFFYATRLQCCNLDLARVEDLESLPFTTAEDLSNWGDFLCVSQGDVQRMVTLHTSGTTGQPKRLAFTDADLARTRDFFAVGMSQLVRAGQRLAVLLPGAERPDGVADLLRQALGGVGVDVVAPPSDIHKASEAGSAANSQVAGQARGPEVFCQSGGQPGAALACWLSEVAPHCLVVAPAQLAMLLAHFPRCAPRNLAGVLSSAEPLDAELGQNLRRVWQCEVLDHYGLTETAYGCAVECPRHDGFHIRELDVLIEIVDISGSKVLPVGQAGEVVITTLQREAMPLVRYRTGDVARLLPGPCACGSPLRRLGPVLGRIERRAGCCPRIVCPPKGGGRQAPCL